A window of Phragmites australis chromosome 2, lpPhrAust1.1, whole genome shotgun sequence genomic DNA:
GTCTACCACATTACAGAAAAGGCCAAAAACAAAGAATGAATGTCCAGTCAGGAACTGGTTCACACCATTACAAGCTAGCCTGGCAGAAAAGGGCCACAAACATTACTGGTAACAGAAGTGACTGATACCTTGAGCAACTCCAAGTCCAACTTTACAAGCAGGGATCGGTAAGAAGGAACACTCAAATAATCAAGAAACAATAtgattttatttctttcaaaaatggAGCTGATGccacatattttccttttgcgTACTTTTAACAGTATGATAATAGGGCAACTATTTCCATACGCAAAAGATGCAGACTTGTAGCACATGTGCCAAATGCGTTCACTCACAACTGaaggaaatgaagaaaataataCCTTTAAGATGTTAATATGGTCTGTCTCATTGTTTTGAACAACAAGTAACAAAGCACTATTCATAATATCTATAACTGCGAATGCTTTATCCAGACGGTTTTTCTTATGATCAGCAACTGTGTGCTCTTGCATGTCACTGTCATCCAATAATAATTTGCAGCGCATCAGAAATTTATCCAACACATATAGAAATCCCCATCTAATGAAGTTGTGTTTTGATTTCAGAAGCCCACAAAGCAGACAAACGGGCAGAGAAACTTCTGAATAAGACAAGTCTTGGCTTCCGGTAACTTCAATTTCCTCTTGAAGCTTTTGGATTTTAAACCATATAGAACCATCAGCTTCTTCACTAATTTCCGACAGGAGCaattcaaccaaccaaatatatCCATGATGCCTATATGATGAAATCTGTGAGTGAAGAAGTGAGTGCAAAGTAGCCCAGCAAAGCCTGGCTCTAAGTGCAACATCAGCATCTCCACATCCATCTTTAATGCTGTTAAAGCACTTGCATGGTTTTGTAACTTggatcatataagaaaactCATTGTCAATCCTGGAAAATGTGCTGACAGCCCCATCAAGTTTCCTGATAACTTTGTCCAGAAGCTACATATATTTAAGTTTTTATCAGAACTAGCACAAAAATGGTATTTAAAAATCAAATTCTGCGCAGATTCCAGTTCATCCACCCTCTCCCTAGTCCCTACTACACAAAAAACATGTATTTCATTAAGTGAATAGAAAAAATGTAATACATATAGTGGCATCTTGTGTGATCTATACAGTAATTAAGAAAACAAATGAGTAATCTTCAACTTTTAATGGCAGATTTGCAGATTTTATGTGAGTTTGTGTGAGCCATCAATTGCGACACCAGATTAGACAGTTGATTAAAGAAGTCATTATGGTTGTGCATATAGCTTATTCATTATGCTATATTGAGATATAATGTTGTACTTGCACTTCTATCAGTGACAAAAAAGAGCTAGCTACTCAACAAAGGTTATACAGTTGTATTAACTAATCCCTGATTGTCTACTCTGAGCTTCATGTAAGCAAAGAGCCTTACTTATTGgaggaaaaaaatccaaaacaaaCACTCGTTCAACATATATCAGTATCTTAATCTACAAACATATAACATTAGTAGCATATAATTCAAACACATAATACCACATTTAATTGCTCGTATTCTGCAGACTGCGATAATGCCGCTGATATAGCTTGTCTCAGCATGTCCCCCACACCTTCAACGCCATGCTTCACAGATATATAAAAGGCTTCTGGAGCATCAGCAAAAGCAAGAAGGGAAGCAAGGGGTTGGGCGTCATCATAAGTATACGTTGAAATACCACCAGCCAagcatgcttcatttatttgATGCACTACGTAgtcaaaaataacaaaaaataaatcCCGCTTCTCTTCCCTGGAGTTGGCTTGTGAATACTGTAAAGGTGATAGACATAAAAccattattttattaataattatgcATAAAAGATGACACAATGATAAGTATCTTAACCAGAAACCTCCAATGAAGTCAGAACAATGTCATCATGATGATTAGGAAGGAAAACTGAACTGAACTGGTATTGCATTATAACGGCAACCTGCTACCTCATGATAGATGGAGGTTTCAAAATACTGACAGTTGGCTAGCACGGCAATCTGTTATCTCATAATGGATGGTTGAAATAGAACTGACAATTGGCTACCACATTACGATTCACCAAAGTTTGGTCCCAGAAGACAGAAAACTACAGACGACCAATCTTTCAGAGCTGTCAAATATACAATTTCACATTGGTTATTACCCAACCATGTGGGGGCAATAGAAAGTGAATTTTCTATTCCACAAAATTTTCATATCTATGCCCCGAGAAAGCACTCTTCTGAGAGCGCAAGGTAAATAATCTGGATAGCTGCAGGTGGAACATAGATCAGGTGAAGTTCTCTACCAAAACATGTATATTTTATTGAGCATGATATATAGGACATTCAATCTTAAGTAGGAAGGAAAGCAACAACAGTTTGAACGGAAATAGCCTACATAGCTACAAGCCAAGGTTGGCACTAAAAGGCTTTCTTAGTCAACTGGAAGGATGATCAATGAAACGTTAGGACCAATAAATCTATTCCTATGGACATGCTTTGACTTGCTAAAACACCTTTTCGTTTCTTTTTTGCTTGTACTAAGCACAACCGGGGTATTAAAACACTACAGTCAATAAATAGAAAGGCCAGATGTCAACTAAAGATAAGAACGAGTAAGACCAACCTCAAGACAGATATAGTCAATTCCACCAAGAAGATCTATCCGCTCAGGAATGAAATGTGTTTCAAGAATACCATTTTGAGTTACATCTGATACTTGGTACATCATATTTGTCAGCAAGCAAATGAGCTTGCTGTGCACTACTTTCGCCCATGAGTGCTCCACACTAATCTCAAGAAGAGTCTTAACAACCTGTCCAGGATTTTTTAAAAAGCATTAGTGATTTGCGGTGCACTGTCGGCATAAAATAACATCACTTACAGAACCTAATTAACAGTATATACTCTACATTTTCAGCCAAACTGCTGAAGGTCAAAGGTTAAACGTATCTCAAATACATTTAAAAGGCCTGACTACATACATCATAAAAATTAGAAAGTGCATTGCACAGCCTACTAGGGAAAAAAATCTTGTGGCGGAATAACATTATAGCCATATctcaaaaagacaaaaaaaaaatagcaataaGTCAATAAGCCCGAAACTTGTTGTGTTGATAGTTGGCGTTGTCATTTGCCAGAATTGATTGTTGTGAACTACCAGTAAACAGAAATTTACAATGCATGTAGAATCATATCACGCCTAGCAGCAATGGAACATAATATGGGTACGATGTCAACTACATCTCCAATATTAAACAGCACAGTCTCCagcatttcaatatttttcgTATTACACATATTCCAAAGTCTGTGGAAATCAGGATTAAGACATGCTGCAAAACGGAATCGAAACACATCAGAAAAGAACATGAAGATATATTTTTACCCTTATGTCCAGACCTCCCAATCTGCTTCTGATAATTTTCCCTCCATCACAAACAAAGTAAAATAGACAACTCAAAGATGATGCCCAAACAATCTCCTGCCGTTCCTCCATCTATAAAAGCAAGAAGATCAATGAAAACAATCACAAGTATCAGGTAACCAAGAAACAAAAAGACAATGTGTAATAAATTGATTAATTCAGTATTAATATTATGTTCTAGGACTAAAATAATCGATATACTTTAATTAATTTCCAAAGAAAAAACGTTAGGGGAAATTGGCAGGTTACATTTACACAGTAGTGTGAACATATGCAACCAGAGTTTAAAAGAACGAAACAAATTCATAAATATGACCCCTGTTCTTTTTAAGAGGGGGGTTGGAGGGGGGTTCTGAAAGCAATAATGAACAATGGTTTACTGACAGCTACCATCCCCTTGGGATTTAGAGGATCCCCTGTAACTAACAAAATGAATCCTAGAAATTAATGTTCTAAAAATAACAATCACCTGGACTAGGAGAAGGAGAACCTCGTAAAGTATTTTCAATACCCATGACTCAAACTGATCAATAGCAGGACTGATCTTCTGCTCTTCTTCAGGTATTGTTGCCCTCGGTTCATCTATACGTGATCCGTATTTGTTGCTCAGATAAGAATGGTTTACAGTTTCATTTTTATCTATAAGTGCTGCATCTTCAACTGCCATAGGCTCTAGCAGGTGTGCATGGACCCCTAGGTTTAGGATCAAATCAAGAGCTTTTGTTCTGGCAGATGATTTTTGAGAGCTCAACATACCCTGAAAAGTTAATAAAATGTGAGAAAATTAACTGAAAGTTACTTTGTTGCGATACCATCATGCAAAGTATAACACCTCAAGCATATAAAGTGTCAGAGGAGCAGCAGTCTTGGAGTCCATCATATACCTGGATAGAAGAAAGGAAAACCCCTGAGAAAGCTTCACACCGTATGATACATAAAAAAAAGCATCATGTGACAGGCTAACAGCTGTCTCAACCACTTTGACTGTAAAAGTTGTCATGGTTACCCAGACGGATCAATGTTGTCTATCTTCTGAAGCAGATGACAAGTGACACACTTAATGTTAAGAATGATGCTGGACTTCTCTTAACAACAACAATACATTAAAATTTGTGTGTTCAACTTTAGTTCATTGTAAGTTGGATATCATGCATGGATTAGGGGAAAAGATAGCTTAAGAAACTTCCACAGGATTATCCATGCAATCATGAGGTCACACTTCCAAGTGATCCTTTTCAAATGTAGGTCTACAATTTTGGGATAAGATTTTTATGTCTTCCAAAATTACCATAGTTTGTTGTTTACGCATGCATCCTAGTACTATGTAACTAATCACTTGAACCACCAATTTTAACAAGGGCAACAGTGTAAATAGAATAATAGATAACTCCTTACTATGTGAGGATCAACCTATATCTGCATTTAAAAACGTGCAAGCAAAAGAGTCGAGACTGCTGAGAGTTCTACATAATAAAAACAGAGACATGCTTATACACGAAAATACAGAAGAACAATATGCTATTCAGATCAACGATGATAATGTGGCAGATCAAAGGTACATTCATGTGAGAACAATTCAGATCACAAAAAATAATCAACTTTGAAGTTAGATTTATactcaaaaatcaaaatacaGCCTTCGCTAAGAGCATCAGGCCATGATGTTAGCAGTAAAACTAACTGAAAAAGACAACATAACCACAATTCCAGTGTAGTTAAACAAAATATCAAGAGCATTTGCCAATGTTTCAATTGGAGAATAAATGACAAGAAAATACAGGCATAAGATTGTACATGTCGATGACAAGTTTGATAAGGACACTGAATGCCACATCCGCTGAAGGTTGCCGACTCTGGGTGGTCAATCTCGATGGAGCAACAGACTGATTTGCATTTGAAGTTGTTTCTGAACAAACTTCAGCTATGACTTCAGAAATTTCAGCAGGATTCAATCTTAAGGGTTGCTGCTCACTAGTGAAAGAAGGTAACATAATGAGCAAGAGATGCATAcaaatactccctccggtcataaatacatgttgttTTGGATAAGACAAGGTCTCCAATGCATagctttgaccactatttttattagaatatatttataaaatccattgaatttgtgatattatgaaagcatttttcaagacagatctacacatatgattttaaggttttcaaactaaatattttgaaaactattcttagtcaaagttttaaccGTTTGACCGAACCTTTTCCAAAACGAcgtgtatttatgaccggagggagtacacTTTTAGACATGACTGCAACACATccgtaaaaatacatgaaatttaaACTGAAGCACGTACAAGAGCACTATATGATTTAAAGTGCCTGTGGCAGCtattattttcttgtttctctACATCAAGGATATAACTGTCATAACATGTTCAGCTGTAAATTACCCTAAATCCTAGAATGCAACACTGACACTGATATGTGCATTTACATCTCAATATAGATATTCCTATGAAAATGGGTATGCAAGACCATATGCAATGAAACAGGAAAAACTTACCTGTAATGTCTATACTGGAAAAGGGGACGTGCTCGAGGCTGGAAGGTGTTTGCTGGTATGTTCATCCTACAAAAATAAGACAGATGATTCCAAACAATAGTTTATTTTGATTCGTTatcaatttatttaatttaagaAAATTCTGCAAATAATTACAAACATTATGCTAAACAACCTACTTTATACAGGAAGCAAGAATCTTCTAATATGAAGTATCAATGACCATTAGTTTCACATAGAAAACACTCAGCCCATGCTTCTGGAATCGATAGCACAGATGCAGAAAACTATTCtcaaaaaattaatttgatCAAGATCACAAGTAGAAATATCCTGCACACTAAGGGAATGTTTGGACGAGGCGGATTGCTCCGGGAATTTCCAGGGTTTAGTTGAAATTTGTGCTACATCAGTACATCCTAAGGATTTGGATCCTAATATCCCTTTTCCAAAAAGATTATAGTGAAGAAGCGCAATTGTGTACAGTGCAATATACTAAAAATGAAGCACGAAAGGAAAGATAAACTATTAACCACAACAATGGCACAAATAAAGAATAGGGCATACCAAACTTGATTTGGGCCTGACTTCATGCGTTTTGAGGCAGTTATTGCTTTTAAATGACTCTGTGA
This region includes:
- the LOC133909697 gene encoding uncharacterized protein LOC133909697 isoform X2 is translated as MPLRDPGLPSKRVTSARRYAGAPVAALPPLRSVSAASSISTASARKPPESLRRAVADCLSPPAPHSHGPAASAAAQASRTLRDYIANPSTIDMVYNVLIDHALAESDRSPAVVLRCVALLKRYLIRYIPRVQTLRQIDLFCANTIAKCEPMANHRAASVGQNYAAAAAAAAPNSSPLAPPISNFASASLVKSLNYVRSLVARHIPKLLFQPAVQSVASKQSLPSLSSFLNRSLVSQLTPEVISNREHLESKECHSSSDLISSSSEKVDGVEPGDDSKYISFDILNWRWHVYGEQQASTSAKESNDFVGLQDFHTHGFLEVGAAALLVGDMEAKINDQQWKYSVIQEFPDIDLLQPSTSTGSTFASSQSHLKAITASKRMKSGPNQVWMNIPANTFQPRARPLFQYRHYSEQQPLRLNPAEISEVIAEVCSETTSNANQSVAPSRLTTQSRQPSADVAFSVLIKLVIDMYMMDSKTAAPLTLYMLEGMLSSQKSSARTKALDLILNLGVHAHLLEPMAVEDAALIDKNETVNHSYLSNKYGSRIDEPRATIPEEEQKISPAIDQFESWVLKILYEVLLLLVQMEERQEIVWASSLSCLFYFVCDGGKIIRSRLGGLDIRVVKTLLEISVEHSWAKVVHSKLICLLTNMMYQVSDVTQNGILETHFIPERIDLLGGIDYICLEYSQANSREEKRDLFFVIFDYVVHQINEACLAGGISTYTYDDAQPLASLLAFADAPEAFYISVKHGVEGVGDMLRQAISAALSQSAEYEQLNLLDKVIRKLDGAVSTFSRIDNEFSYMIQVTKPCKCFNSIKDGCGDADVALRARLCWATLHSLLHSQISSYRHHGYIWLVELLLSEISEEADGSIWFKIQKLQEEIEVTGSQDLSYSEVSLPVCLLCGLLKSKHNFIRWGFLYVLDKFLMRCKLLLDDSDMQEHTVADHKKNRLDKAFAVIDIMNSALLLVVQNNETDHINILKMCDMLFSQLCLRIPSTNVMHLGSLQTLGQLFGCTTKNIESHLETLASHQNVGNRNLCRSGMLQEYSINQSAQSTLLCEASVAALLLRGLAIAPMQLVARVPTSLFFWPLIQLEGAASDDIALGIAVGSTGRGNLPGATSDIRAALLLLLLGKCTADQEALKEVEGNEFFRGLLDDTDSRVAYYSAAFLLKRMMTEEPEIYQRMLQSLISKAQQCNNEKLLENPYLQMRGILQLSNDLGVQ
- the LOC133909697 gene encoding uncharacterized protein LOC133909697 isoform X1, whose protein sequence is MPLRDPGLPSKRVTSARRYAGAPVAALPPLRSVSAASSISTASARKPPESLRRAVADCLSPPAPHSHGPAASAAAQASRTLRDYIANPSTIDMVYNVLIDHALAESDRSPAVVLRCVALLKRYLIRYIPRVQTLRQIDLFCANTIAKCEPMANHRAASVGQNYAAAAAAAAPNSSPLAPPISNFASASLVKSLNYVRSLVARHIPKLLFQPAVQSVASKQSLPSLSSFLNRSLVSQLTPEVISNREHLESKECHSSSDLISSSSEKVDGVEPGDDSKYISFDILNWRWHVYGEQQASTSAKESNDFVGLQDFHTHGFLEVGAAALLVGDMEAKINDQQWKYSVIQEFPDIDLLQPSTSTGSTFASSQSHLKAITASKRMKSGPNQVWMNIPANTFQPRARPLFQYRHYSEQQPLRLNPAEISEVIAEVCSETTSNANQSVAPSRLTTQSRQPSADVAFSVLIKLVIDMYMMDSKTAAPLTLYMLEGMLSSQKSSARTKALDLILNLGVHAHLLEPMAVEDAALIDKNETVNHSYLSNKYGSRIDEPRATIPEEEQKISPAIDQFESWVLKILYEVLLLLVQMEERQEIVWASSLSCLFYFVCDGGKIIRSRLGGLDIRVVKTLLEISVEHSWAKVVHSKLICLLTNMMYQVSDVTQNGILETHFIPERIDLLGGIDYICLEYSQANSREEKRDLFFVIFDYVVHQINEACLAGGISTYTYDDAQPLASLLAFADAPEAFYISVKHGVEGVGDMLRQAISAALSQSAEYEQLNVLLDKVIRKLDGAVSTFSRIDNEFSYMIQVTKPCKCFNSIKDGCGDADVALRARLCWATLHSLLHSQISSYRHHGYIWLVELLLSEISEEADGSIWFKIQKLQEEIEVTGSQDLSYSEVSLPVCLLCGLLKSKHNFIRWGFLYVLDKFLMRCKLLLDDSDMQEHTVADHKKNRLDKAFAVIDIMNSALLLVVQNNETDHINILKMCDMLFSQLCLRIPSTNVMHLGSLQTLGQLFGCTTKNIESHLETLASHQNVGNRNLCRSGMLQEYSINQSAQSTLLCEASVAALLLRGLAIAPMQLVARVPTSLFFWPLIQLEGAASDDIALGIAVGSTGRGNLPGATSDIRAALLLLLLGKCTADQEALKEVEGNEFFRGLLDDTDSRVAYYSAAFLLKRMMTEEPEIYQRMLQSLISKAQQCNNEKLLENPYLQMRGILQLSNDLGVQ
- the LOC133909697 gene encoding uncharacterized protein LOC133909697 isoform X3; its protein translation is MSSLTTRLQKAIGAVVLRCVALLKRYLIRYIPRVQTLRQIDLFCANTIAKCEPMANHRAASVGQNYAAAAAAAAPNSSPLAPPISNFASASLVKSLNYVRSLVARHIPKLLFQPAVQSVASKQSLPSLSSFLNRSLVSQLTPEVISNREHLESKECHSSSDLISSSSEKVDGVEPGDDSKYISFDILNWRWHVYGEQQASTSAKESNDFVGLQDFHTHGFLEVGAAALLVGDMEAKINDQQWKYSVIQEFPDIDLLQPSTSTGSTFASSQSHLKAITASKRMKSGPNQVWMNIPANTFQPRARPLFQYRHYSEQQPLRLNPAEISEVIAEVCSETTSNANQSVAPSRLTTQSRQPSADVAFSVLIKLVIDMYMMDSKTAAPLTLYMLEGMLSSQKSSARTKALDLILNLGVHAHLLEPMAVEDAALIDKNETVNHSYLSNKYGSRIDEPRATIPEEEQKISPAIDQFESWVLKILYEVLLLLVQMEERQEIVWASSLSCLFYFVCDGGKIIRSRLGGLDIRVVKTLLEISVEHSWAKVVHSKLICLLTNMMYQVSDVTQNGILETHFIPERIDLLGGIDYICLEYSQANSREEKRDLFFVIFDYVVHQINEACLAGGISTYTYDDAQPLASLLAFADAPEAFYISVKHGVEGVGDMLRQAISAALSQSAEYEQLNVLLDKVIRKLDGAVSTFSRIDNEFSYMIQVTKPCKCFNSIKDGCGDADVALRARLCWATLHSLLHSQISSYRHHGYIWLVELLLSEISEEADGSIWFKIQKLQEEIEVTGSQDLSYSEVSLPVCLLCGLLKSKHNFIRWGFLYVLDKFLMRCKLLLDDSDMQEHTVADHKKNRLDKAFAVIDIMNSALLLVVQNNETDHINILKMCDMLFSQLCLRIPSTNVMHLGSLQTLGQLFGCTTKNIESHLETLASHQNVGNRNLCRSGMLQEYSINQSAQSTLLCEASVAALLLRGLAIAPMQLVARVPTSLFFWPLIQLEGAASDDIALGIAVGSTGRGNLPGATSDIRAALLLLLLGKCTADQEALKEVEGNEFFRGLLDDTDSRVAYYSAAFLLKRMMTEEPEIYQRMLQSLISKAQQCNNEKLLENPYLQMRGILQLSNDLGVQ